DNA from Serinibacter salmoneus:
GGGACACCCGCAAACTCGTCGCCACCCGCTCAGCCGGTGACCTCGGTTGGCGCAACGTGGAGGCGACGGCGGACCTGCTCGCCAGCGCCCGCGCCCTGCGCTCGGACCCCACCATCGGGAAGGTGATCGTCCCCGGATCGATCAGCGTGGTGCGCCAACTGCTGGAGGCCGGCCTGCTGGACGAGCTGCGGCTGCTGATCCACCCGATCGCCGCCCGCCACGGAGAGCGACTGTTCGGCGAGGGCGCCATGCTCCCGATGCGCCTGGTCTCCTGCGAGGCGTTCGCCAGTGGCGTGCTGCGGGTGGTGTACTCCCCCGATGAGTGAGTCGCTGGAGACCTTCACCCCGGACGGGCTCGAGCGCGTGCTCGTGGTCGTGGCCCACCCGGACGACGCCGAGTACGGAGCATCCTGCGCCGTCGCCGCCTGGACCGCGCAGGGGGTCGCGGTGACGTATCTGCTGCTGACCCGCGGTGAGGCGGGGATCCGCGGCATGCCACCGGAGCGGACCGCCGTGGTACGCGAGGCCGAGCAACGCGCCGGGTGCGCTGCAGTGGGGGTGAGCGATGTCCGCTTCCTCGATCACCCCGATGGGCTCCTGCAGCACACCCCGCAACTGCGGCGCGACATCGCGCGGGTCATCCGGGAGGTCCGACCCCAATTGGTGGTGACCCCGACCTGGGAGCTGGAGGCCCCGTGGGGCCTGAACCACGTGGACCACCGGGTGTGCGGACTGGCGGTGGTCGATGCCATGCGCGACGCCGACAACCCCTGGCTCTTCCCCGAGCTGCTCGAGGAGGGCCTGGAACCGTGGGCCACGCAGCGGCTCATGGTGGCGGGGCACACCCGCCTGACCCACGGCGTCGACGTCTCCGGCCCGCCGCTGGAGGCCGGGATCGCCTCCCTGGAGGCGCACGAGGCCTACCTCGCCGCCCTGCCGTGGCATCCCGCTCCCCGGCAGATGCTCGCCGAGATGACCGCGGGGCAGGGTCAGCGGATCGGGGTGGCGAACGCCGTCCTGGTCCGGGTGATCTGATCACCCGGACAGCACAGCGGGCGCCCGGGTCGACCCCGGGCGCCCGCTGTGGATCACTCTCTCAGAGAGTGGTGATGTTCGAAGCCTGCGGGCCCTTGGGGCCCTGGGTGACCTCGAAGGAGACCCGCTGGTCCTCCTCGAGGCTGCGGTAGCCGTCCGCGACGATCGCGGAGAAGTGAGCGAACACGTCGCTACCCCCGCCGTCCGGGGTGATGAAGCCGAACCCCTTCTCGGAGTTGAACCACTTCACGGTGCCTTCAGTCATGATGTCTTTCCTTGTGTTCGGTGAGACGGGCCAGAAGACGGCCCTCAGCCACGGCGCCTTGCACACCTCTTCACAGAAAGAAAGGCCCGAGCCATTCGGCTGGGCCTCAACATGCGCGATTCACTGCAACCAACGCTCACGATACACCACGATGGGCCGTGCACCTAGACTCACCCGTGCCCCACCCAACGTCGGGAGGATCACCATGCCGCAGTTCACCCGCCTCATCTCGCCCCTGACGGGCAACGACCCGATCCGGGGGGCCACGAGTCTGCGCAAGCGGCTGGTCAGCCGCGACGAGCGCGAGGCCCTGGGCCGCACGCTGCGCGAGACCCGCCCGGTGAAAGAGATCGGCTGGCGCGCACGCGCGCACCGCCCCGAGGCCGTGGACCTCGTGGAGGCCTCCCACGCGGGGCGGATCGAGCATCTGGTCCCGATCCGGGTCGCGCGGATGGTGGGGTCCCCGTACGGCTACCTGCGGGGGTCGGCGATCGTGATGGCCGACGACGTCGCTCGCCTCCCGACCTCCGGCATCACCCCCGTGGTGGGCGGGGATGCGCACCTGGGCAACTTCGGCTTCTACCGCTCCCCCGAGGGGGAGTTGGTGATCGACATCAACGACTTCGACGAGGCCCACGTGGGCGCCTGGGAGTGGGACCTCGCGCGCCTGACCGCCTCGATCTGGGTGGCGGGCCGGGAGAACTCCCTCACCGAGGAGGACTGCGAGCAGGCGGTGCGCGCGTGTGTGCGGGCGTATGCCGCCGAGGTCGCGCGACTGGCGCACATGCCGTTGATCACGCGCTCCTTCGAGCGGATGGACGTGGACCACCTCACCGAGACCGCGAACGACCCCGCGCTGATCAAGGCGATCCGCAAGGCCGCGAAGTCCGCCCGCAAGCGCACCAGCGACCGGGTGCTGCCGAAGTTGACCGCCCGCAACGAGCGGGGCGAACGCGAGATCCAGGCCGAGCCGCCGCTGATCGAACGGCTCACCCGGGCCGATGCGGAGCTGGTGGCGCAGGGGCTGGATGAGTACCTGCACTCCCTGCCGGCGCAGTGGCGCCGGGTGCTGGCGTGGTATCAGCTGACGGATGTGGCCCACAAGGTGGTGGGCGTGGGCAGCGTGGGATTGCGCGCCTACGTGGCGCTGCTGGAGGGCACCCACCCCGACGACGTGATCTTCCTGCAGCTCAAACAGGCCCGCCGGTCGGTGCTGGCGCGGTACGTGCACGGCGAGCACGCCTGGCACGACCACCAGGGGCAACGGGTGGTGGAGAGCCAGCAGGCGCTGCAGACCGTGTCCGACCCGCTGCTGGGGTGGACCAGCGTCGGCGGGAACCAGTACTACGTGCGCACCTTCCGCAACATGAAGGGCACGGTGCCCCTGGACGGCCTGGAGGCGGGAGCCCTGGAGGACTACTCCCACATCGTCGGCACGCTGCTGGCCAAGGGGCATGCCCGCACCTCGGGCGCCTCGATGATCGCCACCTACCTGGGCGACGACGACGCCCCCGCCGACGCGTTCGCCGCCTTCGCCCGGGGGTACGCGGACCAGACGGAGGCCGATCACGAGGAGTTCGCCGCCGCCGTCGCCTCGGGTCGCCTGCCCGTGGCCGAGGGCGAGACCGGGAGCGCCTTCCGGCCGAACTAGCCTGGGCACATGACTTCCCCACAGCGGGGAGATCCACGACCGCTGGTAGACCTACCCCACGGGCCCCACGGGCTGCGCGTGCAGATCCCGGTGGAAGAGCTCGGTGTGCTTGCGACGGGCCTTGGTGCGGTGGTCCACCAGTCGTTCCGCGATGAGCCGCACGGCGCCCATGATGAACACCCACACCAGCGAGTAGGCCATGACCACGCCGATCGCGCCCCAGGAGATCGCGGGGACGAGCCACCCGAAGGCGGCCATCGCCATCGCCAGGAGCTGCGTGCCGAGGATCGCGAGCCACAGCGGCTTGGCGGGGTAGGGCCGGCGGGTGAACCAGCGCTCGTTGCGCGTGACGAAGATCAGCAGGTGACCACCGGAGACCAGTTGCAGGAACATGATCGTCTGCACGGCCCCCTCGCTGGCGATCCCGAGGATTCCCTGGTCCTTGGCGGCGACGGCGAGGGTGAGCATGATGAGCGACTGGGCGACGGCGAACAGGCCGATGATCCCGGAGTTGGCCAGCAGTGAGCCCATCCGCCACCGGATCGGTTTCTCGCTCACCGGGGTGTTGTCGTAGGCGATCGTCATGATCGGGATGTCATCCAGCAGGGACAGCACCACGATCATGATCGGCGTCAGCGGCTGGAAGCCCTCCGTCATGGTCGCGATGACCACGAGGAACATGATCGTGAGGGTGAGCGCCACGCGGTAGATCGTGTAGGACGTGATCCGCCCGAAGATCCGCCGGGCCTCGTCCACCGCGTTGTTGATGACGGAGAGGCCCGGTGCGGTGAGGATCAGGGCGGCGGCGCCGCGCGCGGCATCGGTCGCGCCGGAGACGGCGGTGCCGCAGTCGGCCTGCTTCAGAGCCGGGGCGTCGTTGACTCCGTCGCCCGTCATGGCCACGAGGTGACCGCGCTTCTGCAGGGACTTCACGATCGCGTACTTGTGCTCGGGGAACACCCGGGCGAACCCGTCCGCACGCTCGATCTGGTCGGCGATCACCTCGGGCACGTTGTCCGGGTCCATGTCCGCCGGGAACACGTCGGAGGCGGTCATGATGTTCGTGCCCATCCCGAGTTGCCGGGCGGTCTCGATCGCGATCGCCGTGTCATCGCCGGTGATCATCTTCACCGCGACGCCCTTGCCCTCCACGGCGTCGATGGTCGCCTTGGTGTCGTCCCGCGGCGGATCGAACATCGGCAGCACCCCGAGCACCCGCCAGGCGCCGTCGTCCCGTCGCGCCACCGCGAGCGCGCGGTTCCCCTTGGCGGCCAGCTGGGCCACGGTGTCGTTGACAGTCGCCGTCTCCGCATCACCCGCACCGGCGAGAGCGAGGATGGCGGCCGGGGCTCCCTTGGCGACCACGGCATCGGTGGCGCCGGGCCCGGTGACCACGGCCTTGGTGTACTTGGTGACCGGGTCGAACGGGGTGAACTCGGTGACGGTCCACCCGCTCAGGGGCGTCGCCAGTCCGGCGATCACGGCGTCGTCGATCGCGTCATGGTCCTCGGCGCGGGAGGCGAGCGCACCGGCCACGATGACCTCCTGCGGGTCGGTGGCCTGCACGAGGATCGGGTCGGAGAGCTTCAGCTGGTTCTTGGTGAGCGTGCCGGTCTTGTCCGAGCACAGGATGTCGACCCCGGCCATCTCCTCGATGGACTGCAGCCGCGAGACGATCGCCTGCTGTTTGGACAGGGCGAGCGCCCCGAGCGCCATCGTGACGGAGAAGACCGCGGGCATGGCCACCGGGATCGCAGCGACCAGGAGCACCAGCACGAACTGCAGGATCGTCAGGGCGTCGCCCCACGCCCACCCGGCGTCCACGTCCTGCCACACCTGGAAGACCACGAGCACCACGGCGAGCACCACGGCGACCAGGATCAGGAAGTTGCCGATCTGGAACATCGCCTTCTGGGCGTGGGAGACCGCGCCGGCGCCCGCGACGAGTTTGGCGGTGCGCCCGAAGAAGGTGTTGCTGCCGGTGGCGATGACCACCCCGGCCATCTCGCCCTGCTTCACGACGCTGCCGGAGTAGGCCTCGTCGCCGTCGTGCTTGGAGACCGGCACGGACTCCCCGGTCAGGGCGGACTGGTCGATCGAGGCGAATCCTTCACCCACCAGGCGCAGGTCCGCCGGGACGATGTCCCCGAGGCGGACCTTCACCACGTCACCCGGGACCAGGTCGGCGGCCTGGATGGTGCTCCAGGCGCCGTCGCGCATCACGGTGGCCTCCGGGGCCAGGCCGGCCTTGAGCGCCGCCAGAGCATTGGCGGCCTTCGCGTCCTGCCAGAACGCCAGGGCGGCGTTGATCACCAGGAGGGCGAAGATCACCGCGAAGCTCGGCCAGTTCCCCAGGATCGCGGAGACGACGGCGGCGGCCTCGATCATGTACGAGATCGGGCCGGTGAAGTATCCGAGGAGCTTGCGGGCGAGGGACTCCTGCTTCTCGGTGATGCCGTTGGGCCCGTAGGTCTGCAGGCGGGTCGCGGCCTCTGCGGCGGTCAGTCCGTGAGCAGGGTCCACGCCGAGGTCGGCGAGGACGGCTGGCAGGTCGGCTTTCTCGAGGTCGAGGGTGGGGGGCACGGGGACTCCGGGGGTGTCAGTGGGACCAGGAGGGGAAGACCGCCGCGAGGGCGGTGAGGATCGACTGCACGCAGATGGCCAAGAGGATGAGACCGAACACCCGGGAGAACACGTTCATGCCGGTGGCTCCGAGCAGCCGGGACAGCAGCGGCGCCAGGGAATAGATCCCGGCGACCAGGGCGCTGATGCCCACCGCGATGCCGACCCCGATCAGCGTGTTGGTCAGGCCGGTGTGGTCGTGGGCGTAGGCGATCATCAGTGCCATCACGCCGGGGCCCGCGATCACGGGCACGGCCAAGGGCACGATCGCCGGGGAGGATCCGGTGGCGGACATGACGGCATCCGGGCGCACCATCATCGCCCAGGCGATGGTGGCGACGTAGGCGAAGCCGGCAATCTTGAAGGAGTTCAGGTCGATCCCGAAGAAGGTCAGCAGAGCGGTCCCGGCGAACAGCGAGATGAGCATCACGACCACCGCGCCGACCCCGACCATCAGCGCCACGTGGCGCTGTCTGCGGGAATCCATCTTCTCGGTGAGATCGAGGAAGACCGGAATGGTGCCGATCGGATTGGCAATGGTGAACAGGGCGACGGCGAAGGTCAGCAGGGTGGGCGCCGTGACGGTCACGTGTTCCTCCCCTTCGCGCTGCGGGTGACCCGCGAATGTGTTTCTCTGACGGTAGGACATCGCAGCGAATCCCACCAACGCTGCAGCGGACGAAAGGTCGACGAGATGGATTACACATCATGGGCGGCGGCGTGCCGCGTCACACCGGGCGCGAAGGTGGACCTGCGCCACGACTTCGATCCCGGCCGGCGGGACGCCGCGTTGGGAAAGCAGGGGGGCAATGCGGCGCTGGAGCGCGCCAAGCAGGAACTGTTCGCGCTGCAGGACGCGTTCTACGCGCAGGCGGACGGAGCCCTGTTGATCGTGCTGCAGGCGATCGATGCTGCGGGCAAGGACTCCACGGTGAAGCACGTGATGTCCGGGGTGAATCCGGAGGGTGTGGACGTGTACTCCTTCAAGGCACCCAGCAGCACCGAGCGCGAACACGACTATCTGTGGCGCCACCAGGCGGCGCTGCCGGCACTGGGGCGGATCGCGGTCTTCAACCGCTCGCACTACGAGAACGTGACCGTGACCCGGGTGCACCCAGAACTCCTGTGGCCACGCACCGCGGTGGCCGGTGACCACATCTGGGCGCAGCGGTATCGCCAGATCAACGACTGGGAGCGCTATCTGACGGAGAACGGCACCACCATCGTCAAGATCTTCCTGAATGTCTCCAAGGAGGAGCAACGACTCCGATTCCTGGACCGTATCGACGACTCGTCCAAGAACTGGAAGGTCTCGGCCACGGACATGACGGAGCGGGCCCTGTGGGACGACTACACCCACGCGTTCTCCCAGATGCTCAGCCACACCAGCACCGAGTGGGCGCCGTGGCACGTGGTGCCGGCCGATCACAAGTGGTTCTCCCACCTGTCCACGCTCGCGATCCTGTTGGAGACGATGCGGGGACTCGAGCCGCGCTACCCGCAGGTGGACGAGACCACCGCCTCCCACCTCGCCGACATCCGTCGCCAGCTCATGTAGTGCGGCGCAGCAGCGGGAACCCGACTGCCATCGCGAGCACCATGATCGCGGCGGCCAGGGGCGGCAACGCGCCGTACCCGAGGGCCGTGGCGAGGAATGAGGGTGCGATGGCACCGACGATCGCGCCGGCCGCCACGGCGCTGTTGAACAGGCCCATCGCGGAGCCCTGCCCGTCCAGGGTGAGCTCGGCCGCGAGCATGGTGCCGCCTACGTAGTCGAACGGGTACCCGATCGCGATGAGCACGAGGCCGATGGGCCCGAGGACTCCTTCTCCGGGCAGCGCGAGCGCCCAGGTGGCCGTCATCACCGCGAAGCCCGCCAGCGTGATCAGCATGCCGATGCCGAGCACCCGCGCGGCGGTGGTGCGCGCCGCCAACGAACCGCACACGGGGTAGAGCAACGCGCCGGCGAGGGAGCCGATGAGGTAGTAGGTGGCGGTATGGGAGGCGGTGACCTTGAAGGCGTGGTCCATGACCAGCGGCATCACGTTGAGGATGGTCTGCACTGCGATCATCGCCAGCAGCCAGGTCAACAGGAACCGCCCGAACGGGCCCCGCAGCTCGGTGCGCAGTCCGCTCGGGTGCCGCTCGCCGTCGCGCGGGTGGCGCAGGTGCGCCGCGATCGAGGGCGGTCCGCTCACCGGGACCCGGTGGTGGCCCTTCGCGGGGGCCGATACCCGTGGCAACCCGATGCGCCCCAGGAGGACCCCGAACGCGATCACCGCGCCGCCCACGTACCACCCCATGTTCACCCGGCCGTCGGCGAAGACGGCGCCGATCGCCAGGCCCGCGACCTGGCCGAGGCCGAAGGTGAGGCGGAACCAGCCGATCCGCACGTCCCACTCCTCGCGGGGGTGGCCCTCCACGATGAACACACTGCCGGTGGTCTGCGCTGCGCCCGCCGAGACACCCGCCGCGAGCGCCGCGAGGGCCCACAGCGGCACCGAGTCGGCGAGTCCGAACCCGATCGCGGAGGTCGCCATGGCCGGGAAGGCGCCGAGGAACACCACCCGCTGCTTGCCCGCACGGTCGGCATAGGAGCCGATCGCCGGGGCGGTGAGCTGCCCGGCAAAGAACGCGGAGATCACGAGTGCCACGGCGGTGGGGCCGTGGCTCTCGACGCTCAGGGGGATGAGCATCGGGACCAGGGCGTTGACGAGCAGCCCGGCGAGCGCGTAGGCGGCGAACCACGGCTCGAGCCAGCGACCGGCACGCGTGAGGGGGTTGGTCACGCTCCCACTCTCTCTCACCAGGGCGCCGACTGCACTTCACCGGGTGTTCACCGGCGGCCGGTGCGGGCACCGGCCGCCGGTCGGCGTCAGCCGCGCTGATCGCGCAGCGCCCGCAGCGCGAGCACCGCGGCGAAGAGCATCGTGACCACGCCGACCAACGACGTCGCCACGATCCCGGAGTCGAACGCGTGCCGCGCGGACTGGGCGAGCTGCTCGCCCACGCTTGCCGGCAGGGACTCGGCCACGGTGAGCGCCCCGGCGAGGGTCTCGCGCGCGGCGGCGGCCTGCTCGGCGGGGACACCCGCGGGGATCGTGAGGGCGCGGGCGTAGGTCGCGGCGAGCACCCCGCCCAGCACGCTCGTGCCGAGCACGGCCCCCAGTTCGTAGGCGGTCTCGGACACCGCGGAGGCGGCGCCGGCCTTCGCGGGCGGGACGGCCGCCACGATGATGTCGTTCGAGAGCGTCTCCGCAGCGCCGACACCGGCACCCAGGGCGGCGAAGCCGAGGGCGAAGACCCACAGGTCGGCCCGCCCCCCGGTCAGGGCGAAGGTGGCATAGGTCGCCGCGCCGAGCAGGAGTCCGGCGGCCACCAGGTGGGCCGGGCGGAAGCGGCGCACGAGCCTCACCACCAGGAGAGAGGCCACCACCATGGCGAGGGTGCCCGGCACCAGCACGAGGCCGGCGTTCATCGGGCTCATCCCGAGCACCAGCTGCAGGTGCTGGGACAGGAAGTACAGCAGGCCCACGAACGAGAACACGCTGATGAGGTTGATCAGCACGCTGCCGGTGAAGGCGCCTACGGCGAACAGGCGAACGTCCAGGAGGGGGTTGCGTTGGCGCAGCAGTCGACGAGCGAACAGGTACGCGCTGCCGAGGGCGACGGCGAAGCACCCCCCGGCCAGGACGTCCCACCCCTGGGTGGCCACGTGCTTGATGCCGTACACCAGCGGAGCGAAGGTCAGCATGGACAGCAGGATCGAGGCCAGGTCGAACGGGCCGGGCGCGGGGTCGCGCGACTCGGTGATGAGGAGCGGCGCCCCGATCAGCAACGGCAGCAGGATCGGCACGGCCAGCAGGAACACCGACCCCCAAGCGAAGTGCTCCAGGAGCAGACCGCCGACGATGGGACCGATCGCGCCGCCCGCGGCGAAGCCGGTGGCCCAGATCGCGATGGCGAGGCGGCGCTCGCGGCGATCGGTGAACATGCCGCGCAGCAGGGAGAGGGTGCACGGCATGAGCGCAGCGCCGAACACGCCGAGCAGCGCGCGGGAGGCGAGCAGCATCTCGGCGCTGGTGGAGTTCGCGGCGATCACGGAGACCGCCGCGAACCCGACGGCGCCGATGAGCAGCAGCCGGCGCCGGCCGACGCGGTCGCCGAGGTTGCCCATGCTGACCAGGAGCCCGGCGAGAACCAGCGGGTAGACGTCGATGATCCACAACTGCATGGCGGCGCCGGGCTGCAGGTCCAGGGCGATGGAGGGCAGGGCGAAGCTCAGCACCGTGTTGTCGATCGAGACGATCAGCACGGGAAGCATCAGGACCGCGAGACCCCACCACTGGGTGCGGGTTGCGGCGGCGGGGGCGTACGTCGAACTCACCTCCCTAACATACCGTCTGGTCGGTTCTCTGTGAACCCGCTAGGGTGTGATCTCCAGGGAGGACGAGGTGCCAGGACCACAGCGCGACGCCGAACGCACGCAGCGCCGCATACTCGAGGCAGCCGCCCGCGCCATCGCGACCAAGGGCGTGGGCGTGAGCCTGGATGCCATCGCCCGCTCCGCTGGAGTGTCCAAGGGCGGCCTCATGCACCACTTCCCCAGCCGCGATGAGCTGCTCACGGCCCTGATGGGCGACCTCCTGGCGCAGTTCGACGAGGCCGTGACAGCCGCCCTCGACCCGGCCGACGACGCCCCCGGGCGCCTCACCCGCGCCTACGTCCGCGCCGTGTTCGCGGACCTGGAGAACGGCGAGCGAGCGCGCGAACAGATCACCGTGATGGGCATGATCGGCTCCGACCCCGGGGTGACCGCCCTGGTCCGGGACGACGACGCGCGGTGGCATCAACGGATTCTGGCCGACGGCCTGGACCCGCTGCGCGCCGAGGTCATCACCAAGGCTGCCGACGGCGCGACCGGCTCCCTGCTGTGGAGCCGGCAGGACCCGCGCGAGCTCGATGCGTTGCGCGACACGCTCCTCGCGCTCACCCGCGACCCGGGTGCCCTGGTGGAGCCCGCCCGGTAACCGTCCACCACCCGCACACGTCGCGAACCACCCACCACCCGCGCGCCGCGCCGCGCGGGCCCAGCGCCGTCCCGCCACGCGGCACTCACACCGGGCAGGACAGCCGCAGTTTCCGCTATCGCGTGCACAGACGGTCAGCAGCGTGAAAGGATGTCACTACGGGGCTTTACCAGATCCATCTGTCCGATTGAGGTTGTGTGGAAACCGAGATTGATCTCTCCGAGCTCCCGCTGCAGCGAGTGCCTACCCAGGCGCGCTCCCGCGAGAAAGTGCGGCGCGCCTTGGAAGCGGCCGAGCACATCGCCGAGACCGAAGGGCCCGAGGCCCTGAGTCTCACCCACGTCGCCGAACGGGCCGGCCTCAGCGTCGGTGCCCTGTACCAGTACTTGCCGGACCGTGAGGCGATCACTGCCGCGGTGCAGGCACGCTGCTACCTGCGACTGGAACGGTACGTCGACGAGGCCCTGGCGCAGGGACCCCCCTCCCCCCACCGGGACGGTGATCCACTGGACTCGATGCTCGCCATCGTGGCCAACTCCTACGCCGTCACCGGCCTGGCTCGCGCGCTTCACGCCGTCGCCCCCAGTCCCGAACAGGCGGCGGCACGGCGTGAGCACAAGCGCCGGATGGCGGAGCGGACGGAGTCCGCATTGCGCGCCTTCGACCTCCTACCCGACGGTGTCGACGCCGCGCGCGTCGCGCGCATCGTCTACGTCACGGTCGATGCGCACATGCACGATGCTGCCGATCTGGCGCAGGAGAGCGACGACCCGGACACCGAGTACGCCGGCCGTATCCGCGAGGTGGAGAAGATGCTCGCGCCCTACCTGCGCGTCTCGGCACGGGCTGCTGATGTCACCGGCGCATCCTAGATTGGCTTCATGAGCCAATCGGATCCGACGGCACCGCCCGCCGACTCCACGGCGGCAGAGGGCCCCGCCGCGCTGTACCGCATCGTCACGCGGCGGGCGTCGTGGTCGGACATCCGAGTGACCATCGGGTTCCTCCTGCTCGCCGCGCTCGGCCTCGCCCTGGCCTCGGTGGCGAGCGGCATCACCGCGCAGGCCGATCAGCAGGTGCGGGCGCTGCTCACCGGCGTGCCCTCGACCGTGCTGCACATCGCCCTGGTCGTGTTGCAGTCCGCGGCGATCGTGCTCGCCCTCGGCACCCTGGTGGCGCTCATCGCGCGCCGCCGCGCGAAACACCTGGTGCGGGTGCTCGCGGCGATGCTCCTGGCGGCGATCGCCTTCTGGGGGGTGAGCCAACTCGACTTCGAACAGTCGGACGGCGCCGCCCTGGCTCCCGTGGCAGTCGGATTCGGCCCGGTGGTCTCCTCCTACCTCATTGCCACGGCCGCAGCCGTCGTCGCGGCCCTTCGCACGGTGATCGAACGGACCTGGCTCGTGCTGCTGTGGGTCCTGGTGGCGCTCCTCGCCCTGGTGCGGACCCTCGCCTCACCCAGCGCCCCCCTGGACGTGCTCCTGGCCATCGGGGTCGGCGGCTTGGCGGGCACGCTCATCCTGCTCGCGTTCGGTGCGCCCGTCCGGGAACTCACGTCGGCCGGGATCGTGGCGGCCCTGGGATCGGGCGGGGTCCAGGTGCGCGACGCCGAACCCTCCACGCGACCCGGCTGGCAGTTCCGCGCCGTGCTCGGCGTACCGGGGCCGGACGCGGCGGCGCACTCCGGCACCGGCACTGGCACTGGCACTGACCCGGAGGTGGTGGCGACCGGCACCGCACTCGCCATCCGCGTGGTCGACCGGCGCACCTGGGAGGTCGACACGGTGGGGCGCGCCTGGCGTCGCCTCCGACTGCGGGACAACGCCGACGACATCGCACACCCCTCGCCCCTGCGTGAGGTCACGGCCGAGGCGATGGCGATGATGCTCGCACGCGAACACGGCGTGAACGCCCCGCGCGTGCGCACCGTCACCAGCGCAGTGCAGGGCGCCGGCGTGCTCGCCGCAGACATGGTGCCGGGGCCGACGCTGCTGGAGGCGCTGCAACCCGCGGTCGCAGCCGAGAACAGCGGCGACCCGACCGGCGATCAGGCTGGCGATCAGGCTGGCGACGGGGCAGGGGCGGGTGCGAGCGCTCAGAGCACAGCAGAAGCCGACGCCCTCCTGCGCTCCGCATGGCGCCAGATCGCGGGGCTGCACCGTGCGCGCATCGCCCACCACGCCCTGTCCAGCGATCACCTGCGCGCGCTGGACGGGCAGGCATGGGTCCTGGACTTCTCCCGAGCGGAACCCGGCTCGGAAGAGATCGCGCTGGACGGGGATGTCGCCGAGTTCCTCGCCGCGAGTTACGCCCTGGTCGGGGCCGATCGCGCGGTGGCCGCCGCGCTGGAGGTCCTCGGACGCGATCGCGTGGCCGCGGCAAGCCGACGACTCCTGTTGCCGGCGCTGACCCCCGCCACCCGAGGTGCGTTGAAAAAGGTCGAAGGCGGACTGCAGCCGCTCGTGGACGCCGCGACCACCGCGGTGGGAATCGAGAAGCCCGAGTTCGCCAAGATCGAACGCTTCAAGCCCCGCACCCTGTTCATGGCGGCGGCGTTCGCGATCGTGATCTACGTTCTCGCCCCCCAGCTGGAGGAGTTCTCCCGGATGGGCGCCGCGCTGGAGTCAGCCGACTGGGCATGGCTGCCCTTCCTCGTGCTCGCCTCCGTCGCGACCTACGTCGGCTGCGGCCTCGGCCTGACCGGGAGTTCGCCCGGCCGGAGCTCAGCGGTCAAGGGCAGCCTGGTGGCGCTGGCGGGTTCGTTCGTGGCGCTGTTCTCCCCGCCGGGAGTCTCCACCCTGGGCCTGAATGTGCGTTTCCTGCAGAAGGAGGGCTACCCCACGCCGGTGGCCATCTCCGCGAGCGCCGCGAAGGAAACCGCCACCGGCGTCATGCACGTGTTCCTGGTGATCGTCTTCGGGCTGTGGGCCGGCACCTCCGGGGTCCTGGACTCCGTGCTGGGGGACCTGCCGCCCACCCACATCATCATCCTGGTGGTCATCGGGGTGCTGATGCTGATCGGCATCGCGCTCGCGGTTCCGGTGGTGCGGCGTTTCACGGCCGCTCGGGTGCTGCCGGCGGT
Protein-coding regions in this window:
- a CDS encoding dihydrofolate reductase family protein, which produces MATIVSSLFITLDGVAEIDPDWHVRYFDEDMGAAAGGDYEGAEVILLGRVTYDSFVGAWPDREAAGGEDAAFAAQLGDTRKLVATRSAGDLGWRNVEATADLLASARALRSDPTIGKVIVPGSISVVRQLLEAGLLDELRLLIHPIAARHGERLFGEGAMLPMRLVSCEAFASGVLRVVYSPDE
- a CDS encoding PIG-L deacetylase family protein; translated protein: MSESLETFTPDGLERVLVVVAHPDDAEYGASCAVAAWTAQGVAVTYLLLTRGEAGIRGMPPERTAVVREAEQRAGCAAVGVSDVRFLDHPDGLLQHTPQLRRDIARVIREVRPQLVVTPTWELEAPWGLNHVDHRVCGLAVVDAMRDADNPWLFPELLEEGLEPWATQRLMVAGHTRLTHGVDVSGPPLEAGIASLEAHEAYLAALPWHPAPRQMLAEMTAGQGQRIGVANAVLVRVI
- a CDS encoding cold-shock protein, which codes for MTEGTVKWFNSEKGFGFITPDGGGSDVFAHFSAIVADGYRSLEEDQRVSFEVTQGPKGPQASNITTL
- a CDS encoding DUF2252 domain-containing protein → MPQFTRLISPLTGNDPIRGATSLRKRLVSRDEREALGRTLRETRPVKEIGWRARAHRPEAVDLVEASHAGRIEHLVPIRVARMVGSPYGYLRGSAIVMADDVARLPTSGITPVVGGDAHLGNFGFYRSPEGELVIDINDFDEAHVGAWEWDLARLTASIWVAGRENSLTEEDCEQAVRACVRAYAAEVARLAHMPLITRSFERMDVDHLTETANDPALIKAIRKAAKSARKRTSDRVLPKLTARNERGEREIQAEPPLIERLTRADAELVAQGLDEYLHSLPAQWRRVLAWYQLTDVAHKVVGVGSVGLRAYVALLEGTHPDDVIFLQLKQARRSVLARYVHGEHAWHDHQGQRVVESQQALQTVSDPLLGWTSVGGNQYYVRTFRNMKGTVPLDGLEAGALEDYSHIVGTLLAKGHARTSGASMIATYLGDDDAPADAFAAFARGYADQTEADHEEFAAAVASGRLPVAEGETGSAFRPN
- a CDS encoding plasma-membrane proton-efflux P-type ATPase, with product MPPTLDLEKADLPAVLADLGVDPAHGLTAAEAATRLQTYGPNGITEKQESLARKLLGYFTGPISYMIEAAAVVSAILGNWPSFAVIFALLVINAALAFWQDAKAANALAALKAGLAPEATVMRDGAWSTIQAADLVPGDVVKVRLGDIVPADLRLVGEGFASIDQSALTGESVPVSKHDGDEAYSGSVVKQGEMAGVVIATGSNTFFGRTAKLVAGAGAVSHAQKAMFQIGNFLILVAVVLAVVLVVFQVWQDVDAGWAWGDALTILQFVLVLLVAAIPVAMPAVFSVTMALGALALSKQQAIVSRLQSIEEMAGVDILCSDKTGTLTKNQLKLSDPILVQATDPQEVIVAGALASRAEDHDAIDDAVIAGLATPLSGWTVTEFTPFDPVTKYTKAVVTGPGATDAVVAKGAPAAILALAGAGDAETATVNDTVAQLAAKGNRALAVARRDDGAWRVLGVLPMFDPPRDDTKATIDAVEGKGVAVKMITGDDTAIAIETARQLGMGTNIMTASDVFPADMDPDNVPEVIADQIERADGFARVFPEHKYAIVKSLQKRGHLVAMTGDGVNDAPALKQADCGTAVSGATDAARGAAALILTAPGLSVINNAVDEARRIFGRITSYTIYRVALTLTIMFLVVIATMTEGFQPLTPIMIVVLSLLDDIPIMTIAYDNTPVSEKPIRWRMGSLLANSGIIGLFAVAQSLIMLTLAVAAKDQGILGIASEGAVQTIMFLQLVSGGHLLIFVTRNERWFTRRPYPAKPLWLAILGTQLLAMAMAAFGWLVPAISWGAIGVVMAYSLVWVFIMGAVRLIAERLVDHRTKARRKHTELFHRDLHAQPVGPVG
- a CDS encoding MarC family protein is translated as MTVTAPTLLTFAVALFTIANPIGTIPVFLDLTEKMDSRRQRHVALMVGVGAVVVMLISLFAGTALLTFFGIDLNSFKIAGFAYVATIAWAMMVRPDAVMSATGSSPAIVPLAVPVIAGPGVMALMIAYAHDHTGLTNTLIGVGIAVGISALVAGIYSLAPLLSRLLGATGMNVFSRVFGLILLAICVQSILTALAAVFPSWSH